The Penicillium oxalicum strain HP7-1 chromosome IV, whole genome shotgun sequence genome contains a region encoding:
- a CDS encoding DOA4-independent degradation protein 4, translated as MNIVEWAFGKRMTPAERLRKHQRALDRTQRELDRERTKLENQEKKLVQDIKKSAKNGQIGACKIQAKDLVRTRRYIQKFYQMRTQLQAISLRIQTVRSNEQMMQSMKGATMLLGSMNRQMNLPALQRITMEFERENEIMDERQEMMDDAIDEATGMEDDEAEGEDIVREVLDEIGVDLTQALGETPSGEIQKESAGNVRVAQAIGGGGGGGAPDAGDDDLQARLDSLRR; from the exons ATGAAT ATTGTCGAGTGGGCCTTTGGCAAGCGCATGACGCCGGCGGAGCGTCTGCGCAAGCATCAGCGGGCACTCGATCGAACACAGCGTGAACTAGACCGCGAACGCACCAAATTGGAAAAccaagagaagaagctggtTCAAGATATCAAGAAGAGTGCCAAAAATGGTCAAATTGGAGCTTGCAAGATCCAAGCAAAGGATTTGGTTCGGACCAGACG CTACATTCAAAAATTCTACCAGATGCGCACTCAATTACAAGCTATCTCGTTACGGATTCAG ACCGTTCGCAGCAATGAGCAAATGATGCAGTCGATGAAGGGTGCCACGATGCTCTTGGGCAGTATGAATCGCCAGATGAATCTGCCCGCTCTCCAGCGCATAACAATGGAATTCGAGCGAGAGAATGAGATCATGGATGAACGACAGGAAATGATGGATGATGCCATTGACGAGGCAACAGGAATGGAAGACGACGAAGCAGAGGGCGAGGACATTGTCAGGGAAGTTCTCGACGAAATTGGTGTTGACTTGACGCAGGCG CTGGGCGAGACACCTTCTGGCGAGATCCAAAAAGAATCAGCTGGTAATGTTCGCGTTGCTCAGGCTATCGGcgggggaggtggtggcggtgcACCGGACGctggtgacgatgatctcCAGGCGCGTCTGGACAGCCTCAGACGCTGA
- a CDS encoding Triosephosphate isomerase yields the protein MPRQFFVGGNFKMNGVAESITGIVNNLNSANLDSNTEVVISPPSLYLTLTRSLANPKIGVAAQNVFDKPNGAFTGEISVEQLKDAKIDWVVIGHSERRVILKETDEFISRKTKAAIDGGLSVIFCIGETLEEREANKTIEVVTRQLNAAAKELSKEQWAKVVIAYEPVWAIGTGKVASTEQAQEVHAAIREWLGKTIDSHAQETVRIIYGGSVSEKNCRELATQPDVDGFLVGGASLKPAFVDIVNARI from the exons ATGCCTCGCCAATTCTTCGTCGGTGGTAACTTCAAGAT GAACGGTGTTGCTGAGAGCATCACCGGCATCGTGAACAACCTCAACTCTGCCAACCTCGACTCTAACACTGAGGTCGTCatctctcccccttctctctaCCTCACCCTCACCCGCAGCCTGGCCAACCCCAAGATCGGCGTTGCTGCCCAGAACGTTTTCGACAAGCCCAATGGTGCCTTCACTGGCGAGATCAGCGTTGAGCAGCTGAAGGATGCCAAGATTGACTGGGTTGTCATTGGTCACAGTGAGCGCCGTGTCATCCTCAAGGAGACCGACGAG TTCATTTCtcgcaagaccaaggctgcCATTGACGGCGGTCTTTCTGTCATCTTCTGCATTGGTGAGACCCTTGAG GAGCGCGAGGCCAACAAGACCATCGAGGTTGTCACTCGCCAGCTCAACGCCGCCGCCAAGGAGCTGAGCAAGGAGCAATGGGCCAAGGTTGTCATCGCCTACGAGCCCGTTTGGGCCATCGGCACCGGCAAGGTTGCGTCCACCGAGCAGGCTCAGGAGGTCCACGCTGCCATTCGTGAGTGGCTCGGCAAGACTATTGACTCTCACGCCCAGGAGACTGTCCGTATCATCTACGGCGGCTCTGTCAGCGAGAAGAACTGCCGCGAGCTCGCCACTCAGCCCGACGTTGATGGCTTCCTTGTCGGCGGTGCCAGCTTGAAGCCTGCCT TCGTCGACATCGTCAACGCCCGCATCTAA
- a CDS encoding Mitochondrial distribution and morphology protein 10 translates to MLDFMDYVQLAFAEATNWNTDNSYSALTTTAQSILEFETPERFRVRLSSLSTPHFATSYSLGTVGLLDGSVSYLFSTVPLYNTPSRSALIPLRKISPGYRQVQPPEAPVLAWGWNSLLEDVNIPGLYSGKRSTTGTQKDGLQTSEDAAQRKATLLHASLHLPSPTTLYALFLRRLSPTTQLSLAVCSTRGPPMSKSAPQASMLAQLSHDTGKYCHEYLFSTDNALFGWRGLWNFGADPRYAPANAPPRLSLLSAGAEAYYSPYSPAATQAPSASSSSSSIQPTPISTFPYTLTLTLTPITGSLSTTYSLRASPNLSFSSRFGFNVYSWESEMVAGCELWRRSRKTTTPPEDDGLEWARRKMRLYDSLTPLSGSQSDPLHVSDPLQSASVTGSEADSQGDEASDSVIKLRVDQSWNVRLLWEGRVKELLVSAGVGLGPGSFSIAPNVSSVAGSGSVQSGGGAPATSYWRGVGVSVMYSSPEITSAIDEGSDVTLAKDYK, encoded by the exons ATGCTGGACTTTATGGATTACGTCCAGCTTGCCTTTGCAGAGGCCACGAATTGGAACACCGACAATTCGTACTCGGCCCTCACAACCACTGCGCAGT CGATTCTAGAATTCGAGACGCCCGAACGATTTCGTGTGCGACTTTCTTCATTATCCACACCACATTTTGCCACCAGCTATTCACTGGGTACCGTTGGCTTGCTTGATGGATCTGTGTCGTATCTTTTCAGCACTGTGCCCTTATACAACACTCCGAGCCGCAGTGCCCTGATCCCCCTTCGAAAGATCTCTCCAGGATACCGACAAGTACAACCCCCCGAGGCGCCAGTCCTTGCGTGGGGGTGGAACTCGCTGCTGGAAGATGTGAACATCCCTGGACTCTACAGCGGTAAACGCTCGACAACTGGGACACAAAAGGATGGACTCCAGACATCAGAGGACGCAGCTCAGCGAAAGGCAACCCTCCTACATGCGtccctccatcttccatcacCCACCACACTGTATGCGCTGTTTCTGCGCCGACTGTCTCCCACAACTCAGCTGTCGCTCGCAGTTTGCTCCACGCGTGGACCTCCTATGTCCAAGTCTGCACCGCAGGCGTCCATGCTGGCTCAATTGTCTCATGATACCGGAAAGTATTGTCACGAATACCTCTTCAGCACGGACAATGCGCTGTTCGGCTGGCGAGGATTGTGGAATTTTGGCGCTGATCCCCGATACGCCCCTGCCAATGCGCCTCCTCGCCTCTCTCTACTGTCTGCCGGTGCCGAGGCATACTACTCTCCA TACTCTCCCGCTGCGACTCAAGCGCCTTCtgcttcctcgtcatcttcctccattcAACCCACGCCAATATCGACATTCCCCTACACTTTGACATTGACGCTCACTCCCATCACTGGTTCCCTATCCACGACATACTCATTACGTGCTTCGCCGAATCTTTCTTTCAGTTCAAGATTTGGATTCAACGTGTATAGCTGGGAAAGCGAGATGGTTGCAGGATGTGAGCTCTGGCGGCGATCTAGAAAGACCACAACGCCTCCCGAAGATGATGGATTAGAATGGGCCCGTCGCAAGATGCGCCTTTATGATTCTCTTACGCCCCTTTCAGGCTCCCAATCAGATCCTTTGCATGTGTCTGACCCGCTCCAATCTGCATCCGTGACCGGCTCAGAGGCAGATTCCCAGGGCGACGAGGCTAGCGATTCTGTCATCAAGCTTCGGGTTGATCAGTCTTGGAACGTACGACTGCTCTGGGAAGGCCGTGTCAAGGAGTTATTAGTGAGCGCGGGTGTTGGACTGGGTCCCGGTTCTTTTTCAATAGCACCCAACGTCTCGTCCGTTGCCGGGAGCGGGTCGGTACAAAGTGGAGGCGGCGCCCCTGCTACGTCGTACTGGCGTGGAGTTGGGGTGTCGGTCATGTACTCATC GCCGGAGATCACGTCTGCAATTGATGAGGGTTCCGATGTCACCTTGGCCAAAGACTACAAGTGA
- a CDS encoding Ribosome assembly factor mrt4, whose product MPRSKRARVVHESKTVKKDHKEQTRRLYANIRECVEEYDRLFVFSVDNMRNTYLKDVRAEFGDSRLFFGKTKVMAVALGTAPENEAADNLHKLCSYLTGAVGLLFTSRPAESVIQYFENFRPSDFARAGTVATRSFTLPNGLVTARGGEIPADQDEPVSHTIEPALRKLGIPTRLVKGKVMLELTEGQEGYPICREGETLDSRQTTILKMFGITSSEFKVDLKAMWTRETGEIKILEESGMETDA is encoded by the exons ATGCCTCGTTCCAAGCGCGCGCGTGTCGTTCACGAGTCCAAGACCGTCAAGAAGGACCACAAGGAACAGACTCGCCGTCTGTACGCCAACATTCGGGAATGTGTGGAGGAATATGATCGCCTGTTTGTTTTTTCGGTGGACAACATGCGAAACACTTATCTGAAGGATGTGCGCGCCGAGTTTGGTGACAGCCG tctcttcttcggcaagaccaaggtgATGGCCGTTGCTCTTGGTACGGCTCCCGAAAATGAAGCCGCCGATAATCTGCACAAGCTTTGTTCCTACTTGACTGGCGCGGTCGGCCTGCTCTTCACTTCTCGCCCCGCCGAATCCGTCATTCAATATTTCGAAAACTTCCGCCCTTCAGACTTTGCCCGTGCTGGCACCGTGGCCACCCGCTCTTTCACTCTCCCCAACGGCCTCGTCACTGCCCGCGGTGGTGAGATTCCGGCCGATCAAGATGAGCCCGTCAGCCACACTATCGAGCCCGCTCTCCGGAAACTCGGCATTCCCACTCGCTTGGTCAAGGGCAAGGTCATGCTCGAGTTGACCGAGGGTCAGGAGGGTTACCCGATCTGCCGTGAGGGTGAGACGCTCGACTCCCGCCAAACGACTATTCTGAAGATGTTTGGAATCACATCCTCCGAGTTCAAGGTCGATCTGAAGGCCATGTGGACACGGGAGACTGGAGAAATCAAAATTTTGGAGGAGAGCGGCATGGAGACCGACGCTTAG
- a CDS encoding U1 small nuclear ribonucleoprotein: MTDKLPPPLLALFQPRPPLRYIPPSDRAPEDCGKSSISGVAQYLPAAKEFQEEVPYNATECWLQRKWREKVEKKEEVATRLAESLEHYDPKEDPQARGDPFRTLFVARLSYDVKEADLEREFGRFGPIERIRIVTDSVSPKASKKPHRGYAFIVYEREKDMKGKAHQWPASNNSIFALHRPHLEFNIDPLSFSTAAYKETDGIRIKDRRVLVDVERGRTTKGWKPRRLGGGLGGRGYTKAMPSRPMGPGFNAPSGPGGFGGGFRGGFGGRGFRGGGGFRGGGDRFGGRGGVGYQGGRGGFGGQAPPNAPSGPGGARSGGFGGGFGGAGGGGGGGRFDRGVTGSNREPVRPRDAYADRDRRDDRDRGERADRGDRDGGDRYRDRDRMSDRNGDRYRDRDRERDRYGGGGSREDYGRKRPREDDGFDDNRSRRRY; the protein is encoded by the exons ATGACTGACAAACTCCCTCCGCCATTGTTGGCGCTCTTCCAGCCCCGGCCGCCGCTACGCTACATTCCCCCCTCAGATCGCGCACCAGAGGACTGCGGCAAAAGCTCCATCTCTGGCGTTGCGCAATACCTCCCTGCGGCCAAGGAATTCCAAGAAGAAGTACCATACAATGCGACTGAATGCTGGTTGCAGCGGAAATGGCGGGAGAAGGTCgagaaaaaggaggaagTGGCCACCAGGTTGGCTGAGAGTTTGGAACACT ATGATCCCAAGGAAGACCCGCAAGCTCGCGGTGACCCATTCAGAACCCTTTTTGTCGCACGCCTCAGCTACGATGTGAAAGAAGCTGACCTGGAGCGCGAGTTCGGACGTTTTGGTCCGATTGAACGC ATTCGAATTGTTACGGACTCAGTGTCACCAAAAGCATCCAAGAAACCTCATCGCGGATACGCGTTTATCGTCTACGAGCGAGAGAAAGATATGAAAGGTAAAGCGCACCAATGGCCCGCATCAAACAATTCTATCTTTGCCCTTCACCGGCCTCATCTAGAGTTCAATATTGACCCTCTGTCATTCTCAACAGCTGCATACAAGGAAACGGACGGCATTCGCATCAAAGATCGGCGAGTTCTCGTCGACGTAGAGCGTGGGCGCACAACAAAAGGCTGGAAGCCTCGTCGTCTCGGTGGTGGACTTGGTGGCCGCGGTTACACAAAGGCTATGCCCTCGCGCCCCATGGGACCTGGATTCAATGCACCATCTGGTCCCGGTGGGTTTGGCGGAGGTTTCCGCGGTGGCTTCGGTGGTAGGGGCTTCCGTGGCGGTGGAGGCTTCCGCGGTGGCGGTGATCGCTTTGGTGGTCGTGGAGGAGTTGGCTATCAGGGCGGCCGCGGTGGTTTCGGTGGGCAAGCTCCGCCTAATGCACCTTCCGGCCCCGGCGGTGCTCGTAGCGGTGGCTTCGGAGGTGGCTTTGGTGGAGccggcggcggaggtggtggtggcagaTTTGATCGCGGCGTGACTGGGAGCAACCGCGAGCCTGTTCGCCCTCGAGATGCATACGCAGATCGCGATCGCCGTGATGACCGTGACCGTGGTGAACGCGCAGACAGAGGCGATCGAGATGGTGGTGATCGTTACAGAGATCGGGATCGTATGTCGGATCGCAACGGAGACCGTTATCGTGACCGCGACCGCGAACGCGATAGATAtggtggcggtggaagcCGGGAGGACTATGGACGCAAGCGACCTCGTGAGGATGACGGCTTTGATGACAATCGCTCTAGGAGACGATACTAA
- a CDS encoding 54S ribosomal protein L51 translates to MPVKGIKTVTAARNGVGAFILQCKRLDFHYCNYGGSSRGMLAFITQNLPNFARENPQIEIRVSPRPSKHPVIRGHYINGREKAICVRNLEPKDILSKTMILKDASGEKLKAQKKPVTSLNESVRGIWSPYHGDLRGV, encoded by the exons ATGCCAGTCAAGGGAATCAAGACGGTCACCGCCGCTAGA AACGGAGTCGGTGCATTCATCTTACAATGCAAACGCCTTGATTTCCACTACTGTAACTACGGAGGGAGCTCCCGTGGGATGCT AGCCTTCATCACCCAGAACCTTCCCAATTTTGCCCGCGAGAACCCACAGATCGAGATTCGTGTGTCTCCACGACCTTCAAAGCACCCCGTTATCCGCGGACACTACATCAATGGTCGAGAGAAAGCCATATGCGTACGCAATCTCGAGCCGAAGGACATTTTGTCCAAAACTATGATTCTCAAGGACGCCAGTGGTGAGAAGTTGAAGGCCCAGAAGAAGCCCGTGACGAGTTTGAACGAAAGCGTGCGTGGAATTTGGTCACCCTACCACGGCGATCTCCGTGGCGTGTAA